The Georgenia sp. TF02-10 genome window below encodes:
- a CDS encoding cytochrome c biogenesis CcdA family protein: MDIGLLAAFAGGTLALLSPCAALLMPAFFASTIGTGPRLLLHGAIFYLGLLIVLVPVGVGAGALGTLFVTHRQAIVLVASFVLIVLGAAQALGFGFDPSRLLPAGADLHSRAASKTGTAKTLLLGAASGIAGFCAGPILGAVLTLAAARGDTLAAGVLLAVYGAGMVLPPLLIAALWQRLGVRGRRLLRGRAFTVLGRQLHTTSVITGLLIMGVGLLFWTTNGLAGAPELVPLDAQAWLQERASILANPILDILAIILIAGIVLLLWARHRRNRERAQAHANEQPTEQR; this comes from the coding sequence GTGGACATCGGACTGCTCGCCGCGTTCGCCGGCGGCACGCTCGCGCTGCTGAGCCCGTGCGCGGCGCTGCTGATGCCGGCATTCTTCGCCTCCACGATCGGCACCGGCCCCCGGCTGCTGCTGCACGGCGCGATCTTCTACCTCGGCCTGCTGATCGTGCTGGTCCCGGTCGGTGTCGGGGCCGGCGCGCTGGGGACGCTGTTCGTCACCCACCGGCAGGCGATCGTGCTGGTCGCCTCCTTCGTCCTGATCGTCTTGGGCGCCGCCCAGGCTCTCGGTTTCGGGTTCGACCCGTCCCGGCTGCTGCCCGCAGGTGCTGACCTGCACTCCCGCGCCGCGTCCAAGACCGGGACCGCCAAGACGCTGCTGTTGGGAGCTGCCAGTGGGATCGCCGGGTTCTGCGCCGGCCCCATCCTGGGCGCCGTGCTGACCCTGGCCGCTGCCCGCGGTGACACCCTCGCCGCCGGTGTGCTGCTCGCCGTCTACGGCGCCGGCATGGTTCTGCCGCCGCTGCTGATCGCCGCGCTCTGGCAGCGCCTGGGCGTCCGCGGGCGTCGGCTGCTGCGCGGGCGTGCCTTCACCGTCCTGGGCCGGCAGCTGCACACCACCTCGGTGATCACCGGCCTGCTGATCATGGGCGTCGGCCTCCTGTTCTGGACCACGAACGGCTTGGCCGGGGCCCCCGAGCTCGTTCCGCTCGACGCCCAAGCCTGGCTTCAGGAGCGCGCCTCCATCCTGGCCAACCCGATCCTGGACATCCTCGCCATCATCCTGATCGCAGGGATCGTGCTGCTGCTGTGGGCCAGGCACCGCCGCAACCGCGAGCGCGCGCAGGCCCACGCGAACGAGCAGCCCACGGAACAACGATGA